The following DNA comes from Serinus canaria isolate serCan28SL12 chromosome 1A, serCan2020, whole genome shotgun sequence.
CAGTGACACATTATATGTGTGTTTGTACTAGATTTAGTTCCTCAAGGTTTCTTTCCTTGTTAATTCTCTTGTCATCTGGTTAAGCATAGTTCCAGgaatgtttcttaaaaaaaaaaaacaaaaccaaaactggaGGGCTCCTCTGTTTTGCAGCCTGTTAAAAGCAAAGTACTTATTTATCTGTATTGCAAATCAGACAGGTAGAAAAAAGCTATTTATATttaactttgaaataaataatagcaATCATGTGATACAAGTCTTTTGTACATTTAGAATCCTGgttcagcaaaacattttccctACCATTGCTCATGCAGTGCATGAGTGGATTGGCACACCtgagccagccaggctgcttCCTACAGCACCCAAAATACCCAAAACAGATGAACTCTTATAGGGATTTGGCAATCTGGTTTCCCTGTACTGCTGAACCCCTGCAGGGCTTGAGAGagagtttttgttttaatgctgCATTTGCACCTTTCTAGTTTTGGTCACCCCCTCAGTGGTCAGTTACAGTGTGGGGCAGAAATCACTGGCACTTGCTGGACAAGGTCAGAATGTAGCAGGGCTGTCTGTCCTGCCTGACAATGACAGTAGTGACATGAGAGAGGTGACAGGAACATGTGATGTCACTGGAACGGTGGGGAAGGTGTCCACTCCCTGTGGCACATGGGAAGTGATCTCTTGGCTAAGCTCAAGTGCTGTTCGTGCAAGACTCCAGGAGTTCTTCACTCTGGTCAGAAACCAAGGTAACCAAGCAAAGATACCAGTAATAAGgtaaatacaaaaattattcACTTGAATCACTTGTGGGCATCGTGAAGagttaaaatgtttatttctccCCACACTTTTTAGCCAACTTTAAACTACAGAGACAACTGAGAGCATGCAGCAAGCATAATTCTgctttaaactgcatttttaaactcCATCCTCAAGTTACTTATGCTTGACTGAACCTTAGTCCAAGTTAAGAACAGGCTGTAGACATTCACAACATTCAGTGTAGGGTTATCTTATACCTGAACAGCAGGCTCTTGAGTTAATTCTCCCTTTGTTTGTTCCCTCTTACCAgatttgtgaaagaaaagaggCCAACCATTTCTCCCAACTTCAACTTCCTGGGCCAGCTTTTGGACTTCGAGAAGAAGCTTAAGAACCAGAGCGGCCAGCCTGGCCACATCAGCAAGCTGAAACTCCTGCACTTGGAGAAGAGCAGCGAGCAGGTGCTGGAGGGCgggcagagcagcctctcccccagccagctctgcctctccgCCGCCtcggagctgctggagcccaaaCCCACAGACACCCGCGGGCACCCGGCCTCGCTGGAGGACGGCCCGCTGGTGCAGGGCATCAACGGGCTGCACGTCTCCATGGACAAGGTGGAGGACAGCAACCGGCTGAAGCGCTCCTTCTCCTTGGATATCAAATCCGTGTCCTACTCAGCGAGCAGCAGCTGCGTCACCGCATCGGCGCAGGGCTTCGCCTCCTCCGAGGACACGCTGGAGTACTACAAACACACGGCTGCCCTGGAGGGTAGCGGCAAGCTGTGCCAGTTCTCCCCCGTGCAGGAGGTGTCGGAGCAGAGCCCGGAGAGCAGCCCCGACaaggaggaggcggcggcgcggccgcaGGAGGCCCCGGGCCCGTGGCCGCTGGACAGCCCGGCCGCACGGCCACACGCGGGCCGCGCCGGCGGCAGCGCGGCCGCGCCCCGGCCCCTGCTGTACCCTCTGCACCGCAGCGGCAGCGTGGAGGACACCTACAGAACGAACTTCGTGTTCGGGCTCTccaccagccagcagcacctggccaAGTCCGCCGCGGGGCTGGGCCTCAAGGGCTGGCACTCGGACATCCTGGCCCCGCAGCCCTCGTCCCTCACCAACAGCTGGTATTTCGCCGCCGAGTCCTCGCATTTCTATTCGGCCTCGGCGGTGTTCGGGGGCGGCACCGCCTTCCCCGcctacagctgcagccagctgcccTCGGGCTGCGAGCAGCCCAGCGCCGTGCGCCGCCGGGCCCGCCAGGCTGACCGCGGCGACTCCCGGCGCAGCTGGCACGAGGAGAGCTCCTTCGAGAAGCAGTTCAAGCGCAGGAGCTGCCAGATGGAGTTCGGGGAGAGCATCCTGTCGGACAACAGATCCAGAGAGGAACTGGGCAAAGTGGGCAGTCAGTCAAGTTTTTCAGGCAGCATGGAAATCATTGAAGTGTCCTGAGGGGCGGAGGCTCGTGTGactgtggcagagctgctcccccgGCGTGTGAGAGGTCCCTGTAAATCTGAAACTTTGGGTAAAGAGGTGGGGGAGGGAAGAACCGGAGGCTTTGCTGGGAGCCAGAGAAAAGTTGGTACTGCAGGGAAGTCACCACGGCCTCTGCCCGAGGAGACCAGGGTTGCTGCTGggcttttctcctctcctttccaggAGAAGGGTAGAACATTTCACAGACCTTTCCCTGTCAGAGGAAGCAATTCTGTGCAATGGATTGCCCATCCTTTCAGTGGCTTTTAACAAGGAAGCTCTCTTGGTGTCAAACCCTTCCTCTGCTTCCACTGAACCATGCTCTTACCTGTCAGAactagttttgtttttccctccccGTGCCCCACGTCTTCACCAGTGCACCTTAGCCCTGACACTGAGCCAACCTCTGGAGGGAGACCTTTTTCCTATAAGAAAAGGAGACTGGGAGCGATTCCAAAGGCCATAGGGACCGGTTACAGCAAGGCTGGTCTGAACACACTGTTCAGACAAATGTAAATACTGGTGTAACTATTGTTCTAATGAATAGGCTTTAGGTGATTCGCTAGAGAgctgcttcagagaaaaaaaaaccccagtacctcaaaaatacataaaataaactAGGGCTTTATGGCTGCCACATGCTGGTAGTGAGTCCATAAACAATGTGAACAAGTAATGACTGGCCAcgtttaatttttttttttttttaaagctgtccACGCACAAGTGTTTCAGTTGGCTCAGCAGCAATTCTTAAAAGAAGATGAATGAACCATACTTAAGACTGTTTCCCCCGGTCTTTTGAtaaagtatttctatttttgatACTAAGCTGGCTTCTGGGAGAGGGGTAGCTGCTTTGGCTTCTAAGTTATAAAGGAGTGGTTGATATGTAGAGCTACATGCAGGAGAAGTGGCTGGTACGAGTGGCCACAATACACTTTTCTTGCCCATTAACAATTCAATTGCTGAAAAACAATTCAAatgtttaggggttttttaaggtaaaaatgAGCTGGGGTGGGCTTTTGTCCTTAACTGAGCAGTTCTAGGGTGGAACTGCAGATGCTTAAGGCTCTACCACGTCCTCACCCTCTGTAGCCCAGGGCAGACACCTCCATCTCGAGGAGGTGTCACAGCTCTGGTTTCACAGGAGATGAGGCACAGCTCTTCTCATGTTTTTTAACAGCTGCTTCCCCTCCTaccttggctgctgctcaccTTGGGCTCCGTGTGCACATTGCCACGAGGTTTATGGTCAGCGAAGGATGGTACCAGAGCCACTGTGTAAAGCTGCATCCTTCCTGCCCCCAGGGCCTTCCCCAGCACCCCTCAGAACAGCTTGAGGGTAAACTGTATTCTTTTGTCCCATTTCAGTGCAGGCAGCTGAAAATTGTAGTAACAAATAATTAACCCTGGccaacagctttaaaaaaaaaaactgtcagCAGCAAACTGAAGCCCTAATTCAAGTCAGCAGCTTGGGttatgtttggggtttttttactgtaagTTTAGCTAGTTTGTGACTCAAATCTCAGGTTTAACTATATTGAAAAGTGGAGAAgatttttgtcattgttttgttttgtggctAGGATGTGACTTTAATTTCCTACAATGGACCGTTGAAAATAGCACTGAAAGCTACAGCATTGATTAACTTGATCCTAAAAAGTGcaaaagcacagagagaggaggcaccaggagtCCCTGAGCCCAGAGGCTCTTTGTGCTGCGTGTACAAGAGGCTGGACAAAGGGCCGGGGCAAGGGAGAGGCTGACATCACCCTGGACACTGTGTCAGGTGCTGGCTGTTCATTGAACGTGCTGCCACTTGTCTCTGTTTACATCTCCAGTGGAAGTGATCACATCACAGCTATTTTCAGCTGTGTGTGTATTTGCCTGTGTTaacagctgagcagggctcctCTCAGCCACATTTCAGGAAAAGCGGGGGCTTTGATTTAAACCAGTTAATGGGAGTTAACACGTATCAATCCCTAGAGGCAGAAACAGATTCTTCCTCTTTTGTGCTTCCTCAGACATGTGTGTTCTCCCCTTCTTTGTgtgtttggggttggtttggttgATTGCCTTTTGAAGAACTGAAATCTGGTCTTGTGGCTCCTCGTGATTCCCAGTGTGTTCTGGATGAATCCAAGGTGTAGGCTCAGTACTTACAGGGGGCAGGTTCC
Coding sequences within:
- the DUSP16 gene encoding dual specificity protein phosphatase 16, encoding MAHEMIRTQLIVPEKLVALLESGTEKLLLIDSRPFVEYNTSHILDAININCSKLMKRRLQQDKVLITELIQHSAKHKIEIDCKQEVVVYDQSSKDVTSLSSDCFLTVLLGKLEKNFSSVYLLSGGFAEFSSSFPGLCEGKSTLIPTCISQPCLPVSNTGPTRILPHLYLGCQRDVLNKELMQQNDIGYVLNASNTCPKPDFIPESHFLRVPVNDSFCEKILPWLDKSVDFIEKAKASNGHVLVHCLAGISRSATIAIAYIMKRMDMSLDEAYRFVKEKRPTISPNFNFLGQLLDFEKKLKNQSGQPGHISKLKLLHLEKSSEQVLEGGQSSLSPSQLCLSAASELLEPKPTDTRGHPASLEDGPLVQGINGLHVSMDKVEDSNRLKRSFSLDIKSVSYSASSSCVTASAQGFASSEDTLEYYKHTAALEGSGKLCQFSPVQEVSEQSPESSPDKEEAAARPQEAPGPWPLDSPAARPHAGRAGGSAAAPRPLLYPLHRSGSVEDTYRTNFVFGLSTSQQHLAKSAAGLGLKGWHSDILAPQPSSLTNSWYFAAESSHFYSASAVFGGGTAFPAYSCSQLPSGCEQPSAVRRRARQADRGDSRRSWHEESSFEKQFKRRSCQMEFGESILSDNRSREELGKVGSQSSFSGSMEIIEVS